In Ancylothrix sp. D3o, the following are encoded in one genomic region:
- a CDS encoding ATP-binding protein, with product MPTNFKVNILLVDDNPNNILALEAILDSLGENLVKATSGEQALRCLLNQDFAVILLDVQMPGIDGFETAALIRQRQRSRNTPIIFLTAFSKSDQFIFQGYSLGAVDYLFKPLEPTILLSKIKVFVELFKKTEEVKRQAAEIARFNTELETRVSERTAQLEAATRLKDELLRREKQARLEAQATEQRFRDLVNGLSHAIFWEADPFTQCFTFVSQSAESILGYPVEKWLEKSDFWQNLFHPDDRKWAGDFAYKETLEGRDHELEYRCIAADGRVVWLRNKAYIVQDEQGNVQKVRGLMIDISAQKQTEEELKSRADELARLTKILTATNYALEKRNQELDQFAYVTSHDLKAPLRAISNLSQWIEEDLGETMTEETQHQMALLRGRVQRMENLINGLLHYSRVGRLRTESETVAVENLLREMIDSLSPPAGFTIVISPGMPILNTPRLLLQQVFSNLISNAIKHHDRLDGKITISVEERENFYEFSVTDDGPGISEEYHEKVFIIFQTLQARDHRENTGIGLSLVKKIVENEGGSISLKSQEGQGTTLYFTWPKS from the coding sequence ATGCCTACAAATTTTAAAGTCAACATTCTTTTAGTAGATGACAATCCCAACAATATCCTCGCGCTGGAGGCAATTCTCGACAGCTTGGGCGAAAATCTTGTCAAAGCCACTTCCGGCGAGCAAGCCTTGCGTTGTTTGCTGAATCAAGATTTTGCCGTCATTTTGCTTGATGTCCAAATGCCCGGCATTGATGGCTTTGAAACCGCAGCCCTGATCCGTCAGAGACAGCGTTCGCGCAATACCCCGATTATTTTTCTAACCGCTTTTAGCAAAAGTGATCAATTTATTTTTCAGGGTTATTCCCTGGGAGCGGTAGACTATCTTTTTAAACCCCTTGAGCCTACGATTTTATTGTCAAAAATTAAAGTATTTGTTGAGTTATTTAAAAAAACAGAAGAAGTTAAAAGGCAAGCCGCAGAAATTGCCCGTTTCAATACCGAACTAGAAACTCGCGTCAGTGAACGTACTGCTCAACTTGAAGCAGCCACCCGCCTCAAAGATGAACTTTTAAGAAGGGAAAAACAAGCACGTCTTGAAGCCCAAGCAACCGAGCAGCGTTTTCGAGATTTAGTTAATGGTTTAAGTCATGCAATTTTTTGGGAAGCTGATCCGTTTACCCAATGCTTTACCTTTGTCAGCCAAAGTGCCGAAAGCATTTTAGGCTACCCGGTCGAAAAGTGGCTTGAGAAAAGTGATTTTTGGCAGAATCTTTTTCATCCTGATGACCGCAAGTGGGCGGGAGATTTTGCTTATAAAGAAACGCTAGAAGGCCGCGATCACGAATTGGAATACCGCTGTATTGCTGCCGATGGCAGGGTAGTTTGGCTGCGAAATAAAGCTTATATTGTTCAAGATGAACAAGGAAATGTTCAAAAAGTGCGCGGTTTAATGATAGATATTAGTGCCCAAAAACAAACTGAGGAGGAATTAAAATCTCGTGCTGATGAATTGGCGCGGCTGACAAAAATTCTGACTGCCACCAATTATGCTTTAGAAAAACGCAATCAAGAACTTGATCAATTTGCCTATGTAACTTCCCATGATTTAAAAGCTCCGTTGCGAGCAATTTCTAATCTTTCTCAATGGATAGAAGAAGACCTCGGCGAGACAATGACCGAAGAAACTCAACATCAAATGGCACTGCTGCGGGGGCGAGTGCAGCGCATGGAAAACTTAATTAATGGCTTATTACACTATTCTCGCGTAGGCCGGCTCAGAACAGAATCGGAAACTGTTGCTGTAGAAAATTTACTCAGGGAAATGATAGATTCTCTTTCACCTCCCGCCGGTTTTACAATTGTAATTAGCCCCGGAATGCCAATTTTAAATACCCCTCGCTTGCTGTTACAGCAAGTTTTTTCTAATTTAATTAGCAACGCCATTAAACATCACGACCGCTTAGATGGAAAAATTACAATCAGCGTCGAAGAACGCGAAAATTTTTATGAATTTAGCGTAACTGATGATGGCCCCGGCATTTCCGAAGAATATCACGAAAAAGTTTTTATCATTTTCCAAACTTTACAGGC